The following proteins come from a genomic window of Gordonia westfalica:
- a CDS encoding acyltransferase family protein, which translates to MAPESAPSTPTTPAYRTDLDGLRGIAITLVACFHVWFGKVSGGVDVFLTLSGYFFLGSLLRHAIYAQKPNVTFRDTLNPWPRLKRLLKRLLPALITVLLAVTVLTVVILPQTRWANIGHEVVASALYYQNWYLALNSQDYLAASSANSPLQHIWSMSMQGQFFLLTLLVALAFAGVLKLLAGLARPFADPRVIKFLVGAAVFVVALASFWWAHRGMAINQPYNYYSTLSRLWEPLAGGLLAIWLPSLRVPNWVRNTATVVALALIVSCGFWIDGVNEYPGPMALVPVGSTLLIIWAGATALQKRPRGEHAAPDTMPAVNRMLAGTWPVWLGTIAYSLYLWHWPLLIFYLTWRDKNHANFLEGVGILGVSIGLAWLTKRYIEDPLRGGDRAALARGNRQGRSRRLSYTAVVTSILLLGSVVAGVGIKVWENHVDNIVVDTKNLDPRSYPGARALLDGWPVPALDPQPSALEVIQDYPETSTDGYMSDFTDNEIHVGVYGDPNATRTIALAGGSHSEMWISALDTLGKRNGFKVKTYLKMGCPLSTNRIPKQRGVPYPECYDWGQRVIDRVIAEKPDAVFTNSTRPRDYQPGDWVPPDYTPIFDRFLDAGVPVFGMRDTPWPKNGKGTIDTPICLADGGDAESCGSRRATVLAPEDPALELAATRPDFHPLDMSRGICTDDFCPAIIGNITVYKDPHHLSATFVRSLTDELGRQMEAQLPWTGPQVP; encoded by the coding sequence GTGGCGCCGGAGTCGGCCCCCTCGACGCCGACGACCCCCGCCTACCGCACGGACCTCGACGGTCTGCGCGGCATCGCGATCACCCTCGTGGCCTGCTTCCACGTGTGGTTCGGGAAGGTCTCCGGCGGTGTCGACGTCTTCCTCACCCTGTCGGGATACTTCTTCCTCGGTTCGCTCCTCCGGCATGCGATCTACGCCCAGAAGCCGAACGTCACCTTCCGCGACACCCTGAACCCGTGGCCGCGCCTGAAACGACTCCTGAAACGCCTGCTGCCCGCACTGATCACCGTGCTCCTCGCGGTCACGGTGCTCACGGTGGTGATCCTGCCGCAGACCCGCTGGGCCAACATCGGGCACGAGGTCGTCGCGAGCGCCCTGTACTACCAGAACTGGTATCTGGCGTTGAACTCGCAGGACTACCTGGCCGCGAGTTCGGCGAACAGCCCGCTGCAGCACATCTGGTCGATGTCGATGCAGGGACAGTTCTTCCTCCTGACGCTGCTCGTCGCGCTGGCGTTCGCCGGCGTCCTCAAGCTCCTCGCCGGCCTCGCGCGCCCGTTCGCCGATCCGCGGGTAATCAAATTCCTCGTCGGCGCCGCGGTGTTCGTCGTCGCGCTGGCGTCGTTCTGGTGGGCGCATCGCGGGATGGCCATCAACCAGCCGTACAACTACTACTCCACGCTCTCCAGGCTCTGGGAGCCGCTCGCGGGCGGTCTGCTGGCGATCTGGCTGCCGAGCCTGCGCGTCCCGAACTGGGTGCGCAACACCGCCACCGTCGTCGCCCTGGCGCTGATCGTCAGCTGCGGTTTCTGGATCGACGGCGTGAACGAGTACCCGGGCCCGATGGCGCTGGTCCCGGTCGGTTCGACGCTGCTCATCATCTGGGCCGGTGCGACCGCGCTGCAGAAGCGGCCGCGAGGCGAACACGCCGCCCCGGACACGATGCCCGCGGTCAACCGGATGCTGGCCGGCACCTGGCCGGTGTGGCTGGGCACCATCGCCTACTCGCTGTACCTGTGGCACTGGCCGCTGCTGATCTTCTACCTCACCTGGCGCGACAAGAACCACGCGAACTTCCTCGAGGGTGTCGGCATCCTCGGGGTGTCGATCGGTCTCGCCTGGCTCACCAAGCGGTACATCGAGGACCCGCTCCGCGGCGGTGACCGGGCGGCCCTCGCACGAGGGAATCGGCAGGGCAGATCACGCCGGCTGTCCTACACCGCGGTGGTGACGTCGATCCTGTTGCTCGGCTCCGTGGTCGCGGGCGTCGGCATCAAGGTGTGGGAGAACCACGTCGACAACATCGTCGTCGACACCAAGAACCTCGACCCGCGGTCGTATCCGGGTGCACGGGCACTCCTCGACGGGTGGCCGGTCCCCGCTCTCGACCCACAACCGTCGGCGCTCGAGGTGATCCAGGACTATCCCGAGACCTCCACCGACGGATACATGAGCGACTTCACCGACAACGAGATCCACGTCGGTGTCTACGGTGACCCCAACGCCACCCGCACCATCGCACTCGCCGGCGGCTCCCACTCGGAGATGTGGATCTCCGCGCTCGACACACTCGGAAAACGCAACGGGTTCAAGGTCAAGACCTATCTGAAGATGGGTTGCCCGCTGTCGACCAACCGGATCCCCAAGCAGCGCGGCGTCCCCTACCCCGAGTGCTACGACTGGGGCCAGCGGGTCATCGACCGGGTCATCGCGGAGAAGCCCGACGCGGTCTTCACCAACTCGACGCGCCCGCGCGACTATCAGCCCGGCGACTGGGTGCCGCCGGACTACACCCCGATCTTCGATCGCTTCCTCGACGCCGGAGTCCCGGTGTTCGGGATGCGGGACACACCGTGGCCGAAGAACGGCAAGGGCACCATCGACACACCCATCTGCCTCGCCGACGGCGGCGACGCGGAGAGCTGCGGTTCGCGCCGCGCCACCGTCCTCGCCCCCGAGGACCCGGCGCTGGAACTCGCCGCCACCCGCCCGGACTTCCATCCGCTCGACATGTCGAGGGGCATCTGCACCGACGACTTCTGCCCGGCGATCATCGGCAACATCACCGTTTACAAGGACCCACATCATCTGTCGGCGACGTTCGTCCGGAGTCTCACGGACGAACTCGGCCGCCAGATGGAGGCCCAGCTCCCCTGGACTGGCCCACAGGTGCCGTGA